Below is a window of Mycolicibacterium rhodesiae NBB3 DNA.
AATAGGCCGATTAATCGAAACCCTCGTCGATCTCGATCAACAGGATCTCGACCGTGAGGGGCGCGGGGAAACCAACCAGCGGTGGCGACGGCGAGCGCGTTACAGCGCCAGAGGACGACGATGGCAGGCTGCCGAGCAGGGTCAGACTGGTCAACGGTGAGTCCTTCGACTCATTGTGTCGCCGCCTTGCCACCGCGAACGATTTATCGGCAGCACAACTCCTGCGGGTGAGCGTGTCGGGGCGAAGCAGTCGATCGGATGCCGGTGGGTCAACAGTCGCCGTCGCCCGATGTTTGGGAGTTGACGAGAGGGCGCTGCGAGCGGCGGCCTTCCTAGATCTCCCGACACTTGGGGCCGTGTGGCGGCTGCGAACGACGGTGTGGGTGTGCCGGGGTTGCCAGTCGCGTGGTGTCGAGGAGGCGCTGCGCGGGCTGATCGTGCAATTCTCGTGCTTACGGTGCGGGACGTACCTGGTGCGACAGCACGACGAGTTCGGTGCCGCGCCTTGGCCCGTCGCTCCGGCCGATCGGGCGTTTCAGCGAGAGATCCTTGGCGCGCTCACGGCCGGTGGTGGTCCCCGGTTGGACAACGCCATCCACCTCGGATTCCATGCGACTGACCGCTTCGTGTGGGGTGGGGGAGCGGTGCCCGAGACTCCGGCCCTGCTGTCGGTGTCGAAAGCAGCCGTGCTCGACTGTGTGCGCCAGCGCTCCGCGCTGCCCGAGCACCCTCGAATCGTTGCCTTCATCCTGCGCCGCACCTGGATTTTCGCCGCGTCGGAGGGCGTGACGAACATCGCCCAAGCGGCACTGGGCAGGGCGATGCCGTGTTCAGACGACGTGCCCGCATATTTCGACCATCTGTCTGTGGATGAACTAGCGCCAATGATGCGTGGAGCGCGATTCACATCCACTCCAGATCTTTTGGATGCTGGCCTGCGTATCGGCGCGGTGGTGAGCGCGGGCGGGCTGCGTTCTGTCGATGTGCCATGGGACGTGCGGTATGCAGTCGACGACCTCGTCATCGACGATGCCGCATATCGGTGGCGCCTGTATGTCTGCCTGCAACTGCGGTACTGGCTCAAATCGCTGGAACTCGACGGACGCGCCGACCAATTCGACGACCGCGTGATTGATCCGATGATCCTTCGATCATCGCGCATCATCGGGCGGCGAGCCGACACCGCCGCGATCTTCTTGGCCCATCTGGTGCAGCTTGCCGAAGACCTCACGACGCAATCCGCAGCACGCCACAGGGCGGCGATCGTGCCGCACCTCGACGTGTCGACTTTGCGCGATTTGGCACCGACGTTCGTGATGCGCACCCGCCGCCGAGCCGTGCGGATAGCGCGCTACTGGATGTGGCTCGACTTAGTGGCCGGCCAGGACGCGTATGGATATCTACCGACGTGCTCACCTCCGGAAGTGCGGCTGTTCGAGGAGTTGGTGGGGGAGCGTGAGCGTGCAGTTCTCAGAAGCCGCTGCCGCAGGGCATTGGGGCCGGCCTCAGACCGCTAGCTGTGGATGTTGAAACGGTCTAGCGTGATGTAGGTCACATTCGTTATCCGGGGCGTCTGCAGCCTTGCTTTCGGCGTCGACCCCGGAGGGCATCACGGAGCGGCGAATCATGCCCAAACGCCGTCGATCCGACGTCAGCAGTGCGGAGTCCGTCTTCGAGGCGGTAAACGCGGGCCCACGACTGATGTGGACGGTCAAGTTGCGAGGCCGAGACGAAACTGAGTGGGATTGGCAGCAGAGGCGCCCACCGCCGCTGCGCCTGCTCGTCCCAGTCCGACGACCGCACTCGTCACGGAACAACCGCCACATTCCCGCCGCTGCCTACTCGATGATCAATGGCGGCCTTGTTGAGCTCGAGTCGGGGTTGGAGCACGACCTGGTGCGCAGCATCGACCGCGATCGGCGAATCCAGCTCATCATCGCCCAGCCGTTCACCTTGTCCTGGAAGCGATCCCGCCACACCCCTGACCTGTTGACCGTCACCGAAGGCGGTGCCGTCACGGTGTGGGACGTGCGCGCCATCGAGCGCCAAGACGACGACTTCAGGGCCAAGAGTGAGATTACGCGGCAAGAGTGCCGGGCGGTCGGCTGGGCCTACCGAGTGTTTGAGGGACTTGACCGCATCGAGCGATTGAACCTGCTGTGGCTGCACTGCTGTCGGCAGCGTCCTGCATGGGCAGACGCACACGAAGAGCGCATCTGCGCACTGGTGGGCGCTGGCGTCACGCTGGGTCACCTGTTCGCCCACGACGACGGTTCGGGCGAGCTGAAATCGACTGTCTGGCATCTGTTGTGGCGCGGGGAGCTGGAGATCGACATGTACTCGCCCTGGGACCTCACAACCCAGGTCACCGTGAAACGAGGAAATGAGGACGCATGAAGGCCATCGAGATGAATGACGGGCGCACGACACTTGCCGAAGGCGAACGCGTGAGGACCAAAAAACATGGCGTCGTGCTCATCGTCGCGATCGACGACGACGGCGTCGAGGTGGTGGATGCGGTCGGATCGCTCGACCGGATGGCGTGGGACGAGATATCCACGGCGTGCGAAGTAGTCACCGGCGAGCCCGCCGCGATGGTGGAGGCGCTGCAACCCATGTGGGATGCACTCGACGAGAACACCAGGGAGGCAACCCTCAATAAGCTGGAGATCGTCTTGGAGATCAAAACCGGTTTCCGCGAGGGACATCCGACTCTACGGCGTGACGGCGAGCCGCGATTCCCCTACGGCCCGACGTTCGGAATGTCGATCAACCAACGATGTATCCGCATGGCCGAGGAACTGACCGAGGCGTGCCGCTCGGATTCCACCTTGCAACGGCGTGTCGAAGACGGAGAGCTTCAGTCGAGTTCAATCAGCGCGACGACGGTGCGCGGGTGGGTGCGGGCCTACCACCGCGGGGGACTGTGCGCGCTAGTTGATGGTCGCAAAGTTCGGCCGAGTCGGCGCTGGGAGGTGATCGATCCGCGTTACCGCGACGTGGCGACCAGGATGTTCGATGCACTCGATGGGGATCGATCGACGGTGGCCAATCGCGAGATCCACCGCCGAACCCTGTTGGAACTCAAACAAACCGGGGCGCAGAACGTTGTCGTCCCTCAACGGGCCACCAGCCAGTTTCTGGCCTCGTTGAAGCGCGAACGCGGCAAGACCACGAGGGCGCAACTGAGCCGCAAATTGCGTAGCGTCTCCGGGACACAGAGCTACCCGGCGATCCGCCCTGGACAAATCGTGGCGATCGATGCAACCCGCGCCGACAATCTCGTCTACGACCCGCTCAGCGGACGTGCTTACAGCGTCGAGGTCCTCACCGCCATCGACGTCGCCACGCGCGTCGTGCTCGCATTGCGTGTCGTTCCGCGCAGCGCCAACGGAATCGAAGCAGGGCTACTGCTCTACGACGTCCTGCGACCCTTCTCCATGGCCATCAAGGGGACATCGATAAGCCCTTGGAGGTGGGCGGGTGTCCCAGGCCAACTGGACCTGAGCAACCTGATCGTGCGCGCCGACCGGCGGCTCATCGTCCCGGACTTCAGCACGCTGGACGGCGAGCATCTCATTCCGTCGCTGCGCCCCGAAGCCATCCGTTGCGACTGGGGATCGATCTTCGTGTCACGTCTGTTTCGTGAGCTGCTTCAAAGCTTGGGTATCGACCTGCTGCTTAACCGCGGTGGGAAGGCCAACGACAACGCGTTCGTCGAGCGCTGGTTCGAGACCATCCAGCGTGGGCTGCAACAAATCCCTGGCTACAAGGGACGCGGCGTCGCCGAACGCGGACGTTTGGTGGCCGAGGAGCCTCTGCTGACCGCCCGTGAACTGCAAGATCACCTACGTCACTACATCGGCACCGATTACCACCGCGCCCCGCACACCGGGTTGCTCCTGTCCGCGAACGACACCGAACGACGAGCGCGGGTGTGCCCGCTGGAGATGTTCGACTCCATGCTCGAGTTCACCGGACGCATCGATGTGCCCCAGAGCCCCGATCTGGTCTATCAGTTCCTGCCGATCCGGTGGGGCACCATCGGCCATGACGGCGTCCGGTTCTTCAACATGACCTACAGCAGCCCCGCGGTGCTCGGCCCCTACCGCAACGTGCCGGTCGGATTCTTCCGACCGCAGGACCGGGCAGCACCCTTCCATGTCGACCCCCAAGACCTGTCGCGCATCTGGTTTCGAGATCGCGAGTCGGGTCGCGTCGAAGAGCTGAAATGGCGCGGGGCCGACCGCACCGACGCGCCGATGAGCATGGCCATCGTCGCGCATGCCTGCGCGCAGATCCGAAACCGAGGAGGCAACCACGTACTGAAGCGCGATTCGGCGACCCAGTTGATCCTCGACCAACTCGGCGAAATCACCAGCGCTCCAAAGCGTCCAGCGATCCGCCGCAAGCTCGCGGCCGCCGCCATGCGGGTAGGCCAGGCGACCATCGACCACGGCGAAGCCCAACGAGCGCAGGATGTCATCACCCCCAGATCTATGAGCCGTCCCCAGCACTCGCAGAGTCTGCGCCAACCGTGGCCCAATTACCTCGATGAGGACTGATCGTGAATGCCGCGGAGTTCCATCGACTCAGCACGCAGGCTTCGCCACCAGAGCCCGCCCACCTCAGCGTCCGACAATGGGAGGCACTGTCCGTCGAGCACCGCGCAGCGCACCTCGCTGCCCTCGAGAAGTGGCTGGGTCACCTCTGGATCGACATTGGCGACCTGCAGCAGGTGTGCGACGTGATGACCGCGATCGTGCGAAAGAACGCGACGTCGTGGCCGGGCGCCAAACGCATCCTCGGATTGTCGGGCCCGTTCGCCATCGGAAAGACCACCCTGATTCAGCGGTGGGCAGGCGAAAGATACAACGCCTGGACCGCCGATTGCGCTCACGATCGGCGCGGCCGTCCGGTCTACTACACCACCGATTGCGAGCACGATCTGAATCCAGTCGTGTGGGCCGGTCTTGCCTCCAAAGCGAAGGCCACCGACGTCAACGCCGAGATCCTGCACTACCACGGCCTGCCAGGCAAGGACTCACACAAGGCGTTCGACGCCATGAAACGTCACCGAACCCGCGTGCTCGTGCTCGACGACGTCCACTTTCTCGCGACGACCGCTGCCTGGGGCCGTGAGGTTCTCGATCACCTCAAGCGACTGAACTCCGAACTGGGCTACCTCAACGCCACCCTGCTCGTGGTCGGCGCCAACCTCGAGGATGGATCGCTGGCCCACGACCCGCAGATCAGGGCACGGCTGAAGCTGCAGCACTACCCGACCTATCCGAAACCGGACGACCGCCCGGAGCAACAGCGGTGGCAGCGAGTCGTGCGAGAACTCGAAGACATGGTGCTGCCACATCTGCCGAACGGC
It encodes the following:
- a CDS encoding DDE-type integrase/transposase/recombinase produces the protein MKAIEMNDGRTTLAEGERVRTKKHGVVLIVAIDDDGVEVVDAVGSLDRMAWDEISTACEVVTGEPAAMVEALQPMWDALDENTREATLNKLEIVLEIKTGFREGHPTLRRDGEPRFPYGPTFGMSINQRCIRMAEELTEACRSDSTLQRRVEDGELQSSSISATTVRGWVRAYHRGGLCALVDGRKVRPSRRWEVIDPRYRDVATRMFDALDGDRSTVANREIHRRTLLELKQTGAQNVVVPQRATSQFLASLKRERGKTTRAQLSRKLRSVSGTQSYPAIRPGQIVAIDATRADNLVYDPLSGRAYSVEVLTAIDVATRVVLALRVVPRSANGIEAGLLLYDVLRPFSMAIKGTSISPWRWAGVPGQLDLSNLIVRADRRLIVPDFSTLDGEHLIPSLRPEAIRCDWGSIFVSRLFRELLQSLGIDLLLNRGGKANDNAFVERWFETIQRGLQQIPGYKGRGVAERGRLVAEEPLLTARELQDHLRHYIGTDYHRAPHTGLLLSANDTERRARVCPLEMFDSMLEFTGRIDVPQSPDLVYQFLPIRWGTIGHDGVRFFNMTYSSPAVLGPYRNVPVGFFRPQDRAAPFHVDPQDLSRIWFRDRESGRVEELKWRGADRTDAPMSMAIVAHACAQIRNRGGNHVLKRDSATQLILDQLGEITSAPKRPAIRRKLAAAAMRVGQATIDHGEAQRAQDVITPRSMSRPQHSQSLRQPWPNYLDED
- a CDS encoding TniB family NTP-binding protein — translated: MNAAEFHRLSTQASPPEPAHLSVRQWEALSVEHRAAHLAALEKWLGHLWIDIGDLQQVCDVMTAIVRKNATSWPGAKRILGLSGPFAIGKTTLIQRWAGERYNAWTADCAHDRRGRPVYYTTDCEHDLNPVVWAGLASKAKATDVNAEILHYHGLPGKDSHKAFDAMKRHRTRVLVLDDVHFLATTAAWGREVLDHLKRLNSELGYLNATLLVVGANLEDGSLAHDPQIRARLKLQHYPTYPKPDDRPEQQRWQRVVRELEDMVLPHLPNGKRGMLFMQLAGELHYRTQGFLGDLTELVAEATLAAVADGSFAVALRHLDGVVLSERAEDKIFSS
- a CDS encoding TnsA-like heteromeric transposase endonuclease subunit, with the translated sequence MPKRRRSDVSSAESVFEAVNAGPRLMWTVKLRGRDETEWDWQQRRPPPLRLLVPVRRPHSSRNNRHIPAAAYSMINGGLVELESGLEHDLVRSIDRDRRIQLIIAQPFTLSWKRSRHTPDLLTVTEGGAVTVWDVRAIERQDDDFRAKSEITRQECRAVGWAYRVFEGLDRIERLNLLWLHCCRQRPAWADAHEERICALVGAGVTLGHLFAHDDGSGELKSTVWHLLWRGELEIDMYSPWDLTTQVTVKRGNEDA